A window from Plasmodium chabaudi chabaudi strain AS genome assembly, chromosome: 11 encodes these proteins:
- a CDS encoding pre-mRNA-processing ATP-dependent RNA helicase PRP5, putative: MSSDSEDYYYKINNDNNSSRKKRKEIDEGRLKKSKRHYDETDSRKDNDYSKEKHREKIKDYEKEIYNRHKKNKYNDYEERERKNYYDRRSIESYKSSHAKSYEKKKYDEKDKYESKKGEREKKRHKKDEDESDEELKYNKRENYEKIKKKEKKNHRYTSSSDESYRKKEKHRDKKRSHGRSRSNVMDNDTDRDSEGKPSHKDKEKVCEKEAKNEMTNETKSGFKIVDTTKPITESKNLSRLERLKLFAQKLKWGSTENIKKGTKFTLNAPKAKGVNKQVNLDIFMENDIEEEEEEDEKKTNLVDARIEREAEIAEEADEAEEDGGDPLEIFMKNIEKENLENQEIYTNKTITLDEIYSYDMNKHKYEDAICAPVGNDEKNDETKNVNSQINKPELENDKGGNEGDDEMDDEENEKEEDDFYKMFIETLKKKTEEDKKKKEEEEEKERIKNEEKEQNELDDSSINLSEDSEYNCETNTLKKKINKKLLQVNHDEIDYLPIKKNVYVQVSEITNMTDKDVEMFRKNNGNIVVRGKNCPRPIQYFYQCGLPGKILNILEKKNFKKMFSIQMQAIPALMCGRDIIAIAETGSGKTISYLFPLIRHVLHQDKLRNNDGPIGIILTPTRELSIQVKNEASIYCKAVDLKILAVYGGSNIGAQLNVLKKGVEIIVGTPGRIIDILTISNSKVTNLNRASFIVLDEADRLLDLGFESQIHSILNNCRKDKQTAMISATFPNYIQNLAKKLLYKPIEIIVGEKGKTNNNIYQFVEVLEEQKKLFRLLKLLGEWIKYGLILIFVNKQLEADLLYLELFKYEYKTLVLHGGQDQSDREHTLKSFKDEQNKILIATSVMARGIDIKNIILVINYECPDHIEDYIHKIGRTGRSNNIGYAYTFITPTEHTKAYDIYNLIKNNIYYINKTIDIPIELEQMVNEYMNSKIAAKDGNKLNPSNGASNSATTNSIAYHGGDKKKGYKGKGFKFTPNEKSRMQMDKDLAKKELGLVEEKNEDEDREAGYTSDMENDGKLNSNTINKTENSTQTHEGKKMKNIPGSAKAQKNNETNISPQANLKQIELEIQRIKMDDTMNLSLKAKKINELMKAHNFIELQQNSYKTVDSTNDEEIDKMAEMESLKLTEHIKDPKEKQLVFQKTKEDIKKKLINNKAQIESRNESIQRNMLLNAIRTKNMKKYSPFLPHTYVTEDNTILEEFYINDYPQHVRLKISNRDVLARIQDMSGAMCQIKGQYSNPSQPNKTNFILDHKLLHIEITAPTYNQVQIARTELTSLLNMFMQKCNIKNQKPSAGGYAAFR, translated from the coding sequence ATGAGTAGCGATTCTGAAgactattattataagataaacaatgataataatagtagtagaaaaaaaagaaaagaaatcGACGAAGGTCgactaaaaaaaagtaagaGGCACTATGATGAAACAGATAGTAGAAAGGACAATGATTATAGTAAGGAAAAACATAGagagaaaataaaagattatgaaaaagaaatatataatcgtcataaaaaaaataaatataatgattatGAAGAAAGAGaacgaaaaaattattatgatagACGAAGTATCGAATCATACAAAAGTAGCCATGCAAAAagttatgaaaaaaaaaaatatgatgaaaaagaCAAATATGAGTCGAAAAAAGGTGAAAGGGAAAAAAAACGTcataaaaaagatgaagATGAAAGTGATGAAGAActgaaatataataaaagagaaaattatgaaaaaattaaaaaaaaagaaaaaaaaaatcatcgTTATACATCTAGTAGTGATGAAagttatagaaaaaaagaaaaacatcgtgataaaaaaaggagCCATGGAAGGAGCAGAAGTAATGTAATGGATAATGACACCGATAGAGATAGTGAAGGTAAGCCTTCACATAAAGACAAGGAAAAGGTCTGTGAAAAAGAAGCAAAGAATGAGATGACGAACGAAACAAAGAGCGGATTTAAAATCGTTGATACAACAAAACCAATAACAGAGAGTAAAAATCTCAGCCGATTAGAAAGGCTAAAATTATTTGCCCAAAAACTAAAATGGGGAAGCactgaaaatataaaaaagggaaCCAAATTTACACTTAATGCTCCAAAAGCAAAAGGAGTAAATAAACAGGTTAACTTAGATATATTCATGGAAAATGATATCGAAGAAGAAGAGGAAGAAGATGAGAAAAAAACGAACTTAGTAGATGCACGCATTGAAAGGGAAGCCGAAATAGCAGAAGAGGCAGACGAGGCAGAAGAAGATGGGGGCGATCCAttggaaatatttatgaaaaatatagaaaaagaaaatttagaaaatcaagaaatatatacaaataaaacaataactCTTGATGAAATTTATAGCTATGATATGAACAAACACAAATATGAAGATGCAATTTGTGCTCCAGTTggaaatgatgaaaaaaatgacgAGACAAAAAATGTCAATTCTCAAATTAATAAACCCGAATTAGAGAATGATAAAGGAGGAAACGAAGGGGATGACGAAATGGACGATGaggaaaatgaaaaagaggAAGAcgatttttacaaaatgttTATTGAAACacttaagaaaaaaacagaagaagataaaaaaaagaaagaagaagaagaagaaaaggaaagaataaaaaatgaagaaaaagaacaaaatgaattagATGATTCTTCTATAAATTTAAGTGAAGATAGTGAATATAATTGTGAAACAaatactttaaaaaaaaaaattaataaaaagttattaCAAGTAAATCATGATGAAATTGATTATTTACCTATTaagaaaaatgtttatgtACAAGTTAGTGAAATTACAAATATGACAGATAAGGATGTTGAAATGTttcgaaaaaataatgggaACATAGTTGTAAGAGGGAAAAATTGTCCTCGACCtattcaatatttttatcaatgtGGTTTACCTggaaaaattttaaatatattagaaaaaaaaaattttaaaaaaatgtttagtATACAAATGCAAGCAATACCAGCATTAATGTGTGGTCGAGATATAATTGCAATAGCCGAAACTGGTAGTGGGAAAACAATATCTTATTTATTCCCCTTAATTAGGCATGTATTGCATCAAGACAAATTAAGAAACAATGATGGTCCCATTGGGATTATACTTACTCCTACTAGAGAATTAAGTATTCAAGTTAAGAATGAGGCAAGTATATATTGTAAGGCTgttgatttaaaaatattagcaGTTTATGGTGGATCGAATATTGGTGCACAATTAAATGTGTTAAAAAAAGGTGTCGAGATAATTGTCGGAACCCCTGGAAGAAtaattgatatattaacaataaGTAATAGTAAAGTTACAAATTTGAACAGAGCATCTTTTATCGTTTTAGATGAAGCAGACAGGTTATTAGATCTCGGATTTGAATCACAAATTCATagtattttaaataactGCAGAAAAGATAAACAAACTGCTATGATATCTGCAACATTTCCtaattatattcaaaatttagcaaaaaaattattatataaacctatagaaataatagtaggagaaaaaggaaaaacgaataataatatatatcaatttGTTGAAGTTTTAgaagaacaaaaaaaattatttcgtTTATTGAAACTGCTAGGAGAATGGATTAAATATGGgcttattttaatatttgttaataaacAGTTAGAAGCggatttattatatttagaattatttaaatatgaatataaaacattagTGTTACATGGTGGGCAAGATCAATCCGATAGAGAACATAcattaaaaagttttaaagacgaacaaaataaaatattaattgcAACATCTGTTATGGCTAGAGGAattgatattaaaaatattattttagtaATTAATTATGAATGCCCAGATCATATTGAagattatatacataaaattggAAGAACAGGTAGATCGAATAATATAGGATATGCCTATACTTTCATTACTCCAACTGAGCATACAAAAGCTtatgatatttataatttaattaaaaataatatatattatataaacaaaacgATAGATATTCCCATTGAGTTAGAGCAAATGGTTAACGAATATATGAACAGTAAAATAGCAGCAAAGGATGGAAATAAACTTAATCCATCTAATGGTGCTTCCAATTCTGCTACTACTAATTCAATAGCTTATCATGGAGGGGATAAGAAAAAAGGATATAAAGGAAAGGGATTTAAATTCACACCAAATGAAAAATCAAGAATGCAGATGGATAAAGATTTAGCAAAAAAAGAACTTGGATTAGTAGAAGAGAAAAATGAAGATGAGGATAGAGAAGCAGGATATACATCCGATATGGAAAATGACGGAAAACTAAATTCGAATacaattaataaaacaGAGAATAGTACCCAAACCCATGAAggaaagaaaatgaaaaatatacccGGATCAGCTAAagcacaaaaaaataatgaaacaaatatatcacCACAAGCAAATCTTAAACAAATAGAATTAGAAATtcaaagaataaaaatggatgaTACTATGAATTTATCATTAAaggcaaaaaaaataaatgaactAATGAAAgctcataattttattgagTTACAACAAAATAGTTATAAAACAGTGGATAGTACAAATGATGAAGAGATTGATAAAATGGCAGAAATGGAAAGTTTAAAATTAACGGAACATATTAAAGATccaaaagaaaaacaattaGTGTTCCAAAAAACGAAAgaagatattaaaaaaaaattaataaataataaagctCAAATTGAATCAAGAAATGAAAGTATACAAAGAAATATGCTCTTAAATGCTAtaagaacaaaaaatatgaaaaaatattcaccATTTTTACCTCATACATATGTAACTGAAGATAATACTATTTTAGaagaattttatattaatgattATCCTCAGCATGTGCGTTTAAAAATTTCTAATAGAGATGTCTTGGCACGGATACAAGATATGTCTGGAGCCATGTGTCAAATTAAAGGACAATATTCTAACCCTTCACAACCAAATAAAACGAACTTTATATTGGATCATAAATTGTTACATATTGAAATTACTGCCCCTACTTATAATCAAGTACAAATTGCTCGAACAGAATTAACTTCTCTTCTTAACATGTTCATGCAAAAAtgtaacataaaaaatcaaaaaccAAGTGCAGGGGGATACGCCGCATTTCggtga
- a CDS encoding single-stranded DNA-binding protein, putative, with product MKLIFLLSIIYLTNILKVWGYIGNLKIHTFSGVSNKRTTSRKVNNLKINMQNDFNYENNNKRFYNNRPPMSEKSLNKITLIGRVGCEPDIKILNGGDKVATFSLATNEFWRDRNTNELKSKTDWHRVVVYDQNIVDLIDKYLRKGRRVYIQGSLHTRKWFGNELNNQPRQITEIVLSYNKGDLIFLDDRRNFSPRNALNMSNGENKNEINMNQHGGMDSDMISSMDNMEDDQSISSFDHSMDDNSNTFDSTDNPIDKDEGGIYDKMNTQEFEE from the coding sequence atgaaacTTATATTCTTGCTaagcataatatatttaactaACATTCTTAAAGTATGGGGATATATAGGCAATCTTAAAATTCACACATTTAGCGGCGTTTCAAATAAGAGGACAACTAGTAGGaaagtaaataatttaaaaataaatatgcaaaatgattttaattatgaaaataataataaaagattttataataatagacCACCTATGAGTGAAAAgtcattaaataaaataacattAATTGGAAGAGTTGGTTGTGAAcctgatataaaaatattaaatggtGGTGACAAAGTAGCAACATTCAGCTTAGCAACAAATGAATTTTGGAGAGATAGAAATACGAATGAATTAAAATCAAAAACAGATTGGCATAGAGTTGTTGTATATGATCAAAATATAGTAGATTTaattgataaatatttaagaaAAGGAAGAAGAGTATATATACAAGGATCCCTACATACAAGAAAATGGTTTGGgaatgaattaaataatcaGCCAAGACAAATAACTGAAATTGTTTTATCTTATAATAAAGGagatttaatatttcttgATGATAGACGTAATTTTAGTCCAAGAAATGCACTAAATATGTCAAACggagaaaataaaaatgaaataaatatgaaccAACATGGTGGCATGGACAGTGATATGATCTCTTCAATGGATAATATGGAAGATGATCAAAGTATTAGTAGCTTTGATCATAGCATGGATGATAACTCTAATACTTTTGACTCAACTGATAATCCTATAGACAAAGATGAAGGAGGAATATACGACAAAATGAATACACAAGAATTTGaagaataa